One Halovivax ruber XH-70 genomic region harbors:
- a CDS encoding hemolysin family protein gives MVLRSLTGAVLAAYEIPFVGVSLTESTVTILGSVAIVALLLGSAFFSSSELAMFSLPKHRIDGLVEDGVPGAERVKALKEDPHRLLVTILVGNNIVNIAMSSIATAVLSIHFGGLVGVLLATFGITAIVLLFGESAPKSYAVEHPESWSIRVAAPLKATEYLLLPLVVLFDYLTRWINQLTGSSGEIESPYVTRDEIQEMIESGEREGVLEEDEHEMLQRIFRFNNTIVKEVMTPRLDVTAVTVDDSIDEAIETCIQSGHARIPVYENSLDNILGVVNIRDLVRDRNYGETDDGDLTINDVIQPTLHVPESKNVDELLTEMRENRMHMAIVIDEFGTTEGLVTMEDMIEEIVGEILEGGEDEPIETVDDRTMIVRGEVNIEDVNEALGVDLPEGEEFETIAGFIFNRAGRLVEEGESICYDGIDIRVEQVENTRIMKARLRKPDQNESADGSESEADPAVAENGDSA, from the coding sequence ATGGTGCTTCGATCGCTGACAGGGGCAGTCCTCGCGGCGTACGAGATCCCGTTCGTCGGAGTCAGTCTGACCGAGTCGACGGTGACGATCCTCGGGAGCGTCGCGATCGTCGCCCTCTTGCTCGGTTCGGCGTTCTTCTCGTCGTCGGAGCTCGCGATGTTCTCGCTCCCGAAACACCGCATCGACGGCCTCGTCGAGGACGGCGTACCGGGCGCTGAACGAGTGAAAGCGTTGAAAGAGGACCCACACCGCTTGCTCGTGACGATTCTCGTCGGGAACAACATCGTCAACATCGCGATGTCCTCGATCGCGACGGCGGTGCTGTCGATCCACTTCGGTGGCCTCGTCGGCGTGTTGCTCGCGACGTTTGGGATCACCGCCATCGTCCTCCTCTTCGGCGAGAGTGCACCGAAATCCTACGCCGTCGAGCACCCCGAGTCCTGGTCGATCCGCGTCGCTGCTCCACTGAAAGCCACGGAGTACCTCTTGCTCCCGCTGGTCGTTCTCTTCGATTACCTCACTCGCTGGATCAACCAGCTGACCGGATCGAGCGGCGAGATCGAGTCGCCGTACGTCACGCGCGACGAGATCCAGGAGATGATCGAGTCGGGCGAGCGCGAGGGCGTCTTAGAAGAGGACGAACACGAGATGCTTCAGCGCATCTTCCGCTTCAACAACACCATCGTCAAGGAGGTAATGACGCCGCGACTCGACGTGACCGCCGTCACCGTCGACGACAGTATCGACGAGGCCATCGAGACCTGCATCCAGAGCGGACACGCTCGCATTCCCGTCTACGAGAACAGCCTGGACAACATCCTCGGCGTCGTCAACATCCGCGATCTGGTCCGCGATCGTAACTATGGAGAGACCGACGACGGCGACCTGACGATCAACGACGTCATCCAGCCGACGCTGCACGTCCCCGAGTCGAAGAACGTCGACGAGTTGTTGACCGAGATGCGCGAGAACCGCATGCACATGGCCATCGTCATCGACGAGTTCGGGACGACCGAGGGGCTAGTGACGATGGAGGACATGATCGAAGAGATCGTCGGCGAGATCTTAGAAGGCGGCGAAGACGAGCCGATCGAGACGGTCGACGACCGGACGATGATCGTCCGCGGCGAGGTCAACATCGAGGACGTCAACGAGGCCCTCGGCGTCGACCTCCCCGAGGGCGAGGAGTTCGAGACCATCGCCGGCTTCATCTTCAACCGCGCCGGTCGCCTCGTCGAAGAGGGCGAGTCGATCTGCTACGACGGGATCGATATCCGCGTCGAGCAGGTCGAGAACACGCGGATCATGAAAGCCAGGCTCAGAAAACCGGATCAGAACGAATCCGCGGACGGATCGGAATCGGAAGCAGATCCAGCCGTCGCAGAGAACGGCGACAGCGCCTGA